One genomic segment of Suncus etruscus isolate mSunEtr1 chromosome 15, mSunEtr1.pri.cur, whole genome shotgun sequence includes these proteins:
- the TPST2 gene encoding protein-tyrosine sulfotransferase 2, with translation MRLSARRALLAAGCVLTLVLAFQLGQQVLECRAVLEGSRGPRRVMRREQEELVMLGMDHVEYRYGTGMPLIFVGGVPRSGTTLMRAMLDAHPEVRCGEETRIIPRVLAMRQAWSKSGREKLRLDEAGVTDEVLDAAMQAFILEVIAKHGEPARVLCNKDPFTLKSSVYLSRLFPNSKFLLMVRDGRASVHSMITRKVTIAGFDLSSYRDCLTKWNKAIEVMYAQCMEVGRDKCLPVYYEQLVLHPRRSLKLILDFLGIAWSDTVLHHEELIGKPGGVSLSKIERSTDQVIKPVNLEALSKWTGHIPGDVVKDMAQIAPMLARLGYDPYANPPNYGNPDPIVINNTHRVLKGDYKTPANLKGYFQVNQNSTSSHLGSL, from the exons ATGCGCCTATCTGCACGAAGGGCGCTGCTGGCGGCCGGCTGTGTCCTGACACTGGTGCTGGCCTTCCAGCTGGGACAGCAGGTACTGGAGTGCCGGGCAGTGCTGGAGGGCTCGCGGGGTCCTCGACGGGTCATGCGGAGGGAGCAGGAGGAGCTGGTGATGCTGGGCATGGACCATGTGGAGTACCGCTATGGCACGGGAATGCCACTCATCTTCGTGGGGGGTGTGCCCCGCAGTGGCACCACACTCATGCGTGCCATGCTGGATGCCCACCCCGAGGTGCGCTGCGGGGAGGAGACTCGGATCATTCCCCGCGTGCTGGCCATGCGCCAGGCCTGGTCCAAATCAGGCCGGGAGAAGTTGCGGCTCGATGAGGCAGGAGTGACAGATGAGGTGCTGGACGCTGCCATGCAGGCCTTCATCCTGGAGGTGATTGCCAAGCATGGCGAGCCGGCCCGCGTGCTCTGCAACAAGGACCCCTTCACACTCAAGTCCTCCGTCTACCTGTCCCGCCTCTTCCCCAACTCCAAATTCCTACTGATGGTGCGGGACGGCCGGGCCTCCGTACACTCCATGATCACCCGCAAGGTGACCATCGCCGGCTTTGACCTCAGCAGCTACCGCGACTGCCTCACCAAGTGGAACAAGGCCATCGAGGTGATGTACGCCCAGTGCATGGAGGTGGGCAGGGACAAGTGTCTGCCCGTCTACTACGAGCAGCTTGTGCTGCACCCGCGTCGCTCCCTCAAGCTCATCCTCGACTTCCTGGGCATCGCCTGGAGTGACACCGTCCTGCACCATGAGGAGCTCATCGGCAAGCCTGGGGGTGTCTCCCTGTCCAA GATCGAGCGTTCCACAGACCAAGTCATCAAGCCTGTGAACCTGGAAGCTCTGTCCAAGTGGACCGGTCACATCCCAGGCGATGTGGTGAAGGACATGGCCCAGATTGCCCCCATGCTGGCTCGGCTTGGCTATGACCCTTATGCAAACCCCCCCAACTATGGCAATCCTGACCCCATCGTGATCAACAACACGCACCGG